TATCATCCAAAactaagatttaaattttaaaacttaattatcAAGTTGATTCTCATGTTTTTATATTGTAGTTTactttttagcatttaattttaaaattatagatataaaaattttatttataaattattattgGGTTGCTTCGTTCATTTGTTTTCACGATTTACTGGCCGTAAAGCAAAAGATGAGATAATTGCCGATACTTTTTAACTAATTGCGTTGAGTTATTTTGTAAAGACATATAATGGTATCAAACCGATTTGCACTTGCATCTGTATCTGAGATACTATTGCACGGGCAGGCAGTCAGGCTAATTGGAGGTTTAATTAGAGTGATttacaaatcttaaaaaaaaaaaggtatgggAAAGAATCGTACAGGTACCTCTCTATCAAGAATCACATCCTActatgtactccatccgtcccagtTTAGATTGGAGAGAACACATACTAGTACTGTAATCTTGTATAAGCTTGTGGACAAGCTGTCTGTCTAGAGTTACAGTATTAGAATGTGTCTTATCTAAcgaaaaattcttatattttgatataGAGAGATTCACTAAGTAACATTTACTTCTATAAATTAAAACATGCAAGAAACCACATCCTATATAATTTTAAGCCATCAAATCGCATTAGTATAAAGATAACAATAGTTGAATCAAAAAGCTACCTACTCATCTAATTCACTCATTGGTTAGTCATTCGTTCACCACTCTTTGCTCGAACTTACGGTCACGCACAACATTATATATTATCCATTCTGCACGTGATAATGCTAGCTTATTTATTTTCCGAATACAACATAAATTATTGGTTTAGATATGAGCTTTGTTTTGTTAGGAACGATTAGAAAGCATATATCCTAAACGCATGTTCAAAACTTGAGATGAAGCAGAGAGGTCCAAACAATCTAATTGCTACATCCAGATTTCATATGGAAATAACAATCATATATTATCTATGATGCTATAAAAAATAAAGCATAAATTGTATAGTAATAACATAGAGTATAAAGCCACATCATCGCCTTCTTTTCATATACACAGATTTGCAcctaataatttaaaatattcaTTTTCTTTGACGATAAGACTAACAAATCACACGGTAAAACGCGGGGTTCAAACTAGTTATACAAATTAATATTCCctatgtttcaaaatatagggTGCAAATACTTTTTAAAAAGATATTTAAACctctcttctattttttttaaaaaataatccatTCTCAAGATGTCTAGTTTCTTTGGGTCtgtgtattatatttatttggGTGATCCAAATaagaagatgataataattcGTTTTTGATGCATGCGTCAGTGGTAGTCGTGTCTTGAGTACTTTGTAATGAAAATTTTGTTATCTCTCAATATCTCTTTAAGAGTACCGTAAAATTTCCATTTAGTTAATAATAAACCAAAATTTTTAGTGTAAATTTTTTACCTCCTAGTACTGGAGGTACCAAGAaatactaaattttacactagaaaatacgGTACCTCCTCGTACCTTATCAGGAACTGTAAAATCACTCTTAGTTAATTGATCAGATACGTAATGTGCGTGCAAAATTAATTGAAGTGGTGtcctgtgtttttcttttccagtgGCCTGACTCGTACTGTAGCACGCACAAGTGCCTCGTGAAGCCCCCGCCCCCGTCGCACTTCACCATCCATGGCCTGTGGCCGAGCTACAACAAGCTCATAGACGGCAAAATGTGGCTGGAGGACTGCAACAAGGAAGACCCGCTCGACCCGACGCAGATCCAGGACCTGGAGAAGCAGCTCGACCAGAAATGGCCGTCGCTGAAACAGACCAACCTCGAGTTCTGGAGCCTCGAGTGGAAGAAGCACGGCACCTGCTCCAACCTCGGCCAGCACGCCTACTTCGAGGCCGCGCTCGCGCTGGAGAGGCTCACCAACCTCACGAAGAtcctcgccgacggcggcgtcgggccGTCCGACGTGAAGACCTACACGTTCCGCGAGATCAGTGACGCCCTCGCCAGGGGCACCGGGTTCAGGACCTACTTCAAGTGTAGCAAGAACAAGGCCGGCGATACGCTGCTGTCCGAGGTGAGGCAGTGCGTCGACCGCTACGGCGAGAAGCTCATCAACTGCACGGCGTTGTCGTTTGACTACTGCGATAACGCTGACAAGATCAAGATGCCCCAATCGGGTTATATGATCAGTAGCAGCACAAGCTATAATCTTGCTGCCACACGatcaatatatataatcatgCATTTATATTTGCTAGGTGTCATGCATGTCTATTACTAATATTTGTTTCCTGAAAGAGTGTCGGTACTGTCAAGTTCAGAGTTTGCTAGCTAAGGTATAGTAATAAGCTGTCAAGAAGTTGCTATCCGTGCTTTGTGCGAGTCTGTTGGAGTCAGAGTTTGTTACAGATTGATCTTATGCTGTTCTGCATATAATAAAAGAGAACCAGTAAATGGTCTGAGGTTCACAAGCAACTTGCAAATTTTTTTCCTCGATAATTTTTTATGTAAATGCGCTAAAACACATCCGATGCTTGTTATTATAACTAAaactcacattttttttctgcgAGATATATCATCCTAGAAAACTTCTAATATAAATTTTACCGGTAGACTAAATAGATGGGTCTTCCTTTgtcacaaaatataacaactagAAAGGAGGAAATTAATTACAaactagtacaatgaatctcgATAGGATTGtcacaataaaaaaattactatcTGTATAGTACTTCTCTATATAGACTAAATAGACACTCCATTCcaatataaatataaagttAAGCACCGGCGGATGCAGTGGGTGGTCCGGGTGGTCCCCGGAACACCCAAAAAAATTCAGGCCCGAGGCCCAATAGACGTACCGTAAAAatgcaaagaaaaagaaaactgaagAGCAAACGTCGAAGGATCTAAGAAAAGCAACGTCGTTTCTGTTTCTCTCAACGATTATGCCTCCTGGGCCTCCTATCTAGGCACCTCACCGATTGTAGAAGTGGCGGCGCGTGTGGACTAGGGTTAGGACTCTTCACTCCTTCCCATCCCGATGTTTCGGCGATCAAGCGCAAGGCAGCAAGGGCGGCGTgctggcgcggcggcaggcggcggggtGCGGTGACGCGACCGGCGTCAGCGTGCGGGTGTGGCGACTGATGGCAGCAGCTGCGACCTGTGGCCTGCGGGCAGCAAGCAACGCAACCATGCAATCTGCAAGGAAAGGAAGACTAAGCAAGAGGGCCCTAGGGCAGGTAATTGTTGATTACTGATTAGCCTAGGTGCTTTATCCTTGTACTCttcttttcaatttttaattttcaaattCACCCCTTGTCATCTCAAATTAAAATTTGCTGTTTGTTTCTACTCAAGTGGATCTAATTGATATACATAGCTGATAATCCTagatgttttgaaaaaaaaattaggtcgGACCACCCATATTCTAAATTCTAGATCCGCCACTGAAGTTAAGTCACATAAAATTTATTATTCAATCTATGTTTTGCTAGGGTTACTGAGAATATATAGTGCTACCTccctttttaaatatatgacacCGTTCATTTTTTGAtaaacgtttgatcattcgtcttattcaaaatttttgtacaaatgtaaaaaaaagttcaaatcatgcttaaagaacatttaagaataaataataattatatatatatatatatatataataataatattaatgataaaatatattttaaaaagtcaacggtaacgaagttatatattaataaacggatggagtaacagTACAAACCCTGAGGCCTTCTTAGGCTGGATGGAATGACGGCCCATGCAGCAGATGGCTGAGAATGTGAactcattaaaaaaaagtacacccaaggtccctcatcttgtcactgagttacaaaatcatccctgaATCGAAAAACCATATATAACACATCTTTCAACTtccaaaaccggtgcaaacgagGTCCCGGTAGTTTTGTCCCCGCTTTTAGCTGATGTGGCGCCTATGTGGTTCATTTGACTAAGTCTTCGTCCCATATAGCATTGACATAGCGCGTACGTGGCAATTcaattccgaaaaaaaataaaaaaatagaaggcCAGTAGTCGGTTACactagaaaataattaaaaattgaTGGTCCCACGtagggtccacatgtcatcctcctctGCTTCGGGCGGAGCGGGCGAGCTCGCCACACAACGTCGGGCGGAGCGGGCGAGCTCGCCGACCACCCCGCCCCCCTCGCTGTCAAGAAGTTGCTATCCGTGCTTTGTGTGAGTCCGTTCGAGTCAGAGTCTGTTACAGATTGATCTTATGCTATTCTGCATATATAATAAGAGAGAACCAGTAAATGGTTCCGGATGTGCTTTGTGCGAGTCCGTTCGAGTCAGAGTCTGTTACAGATTGATCTTATGCTGTTCtgcatacaaaaaaaaattcctcaaTAATTTTGTATGTAACGCTACGGAAGCGCTAAAACACATCCGGTGCTTGTTATTATAACTAAAACTCTGACATTTTTTGCTGCGAGATATATCATCCTAGAAAGCTTCTAATAAAAATTTTACTGGTAGACTAAATAGGTACTCCCTTCATCACAAAATATCACAAACTAGATAGGAGGAAATTCAATACTCTATAACAGGTTATAACGAATTTGGATAGGATTGTTGCcgcgataaaaaaaatactacctgAACTTGTATAGTGCTTCTCTATATAGACTAAATAGTTTTAGAGCTCAAGGGAGTACCAGCTGGAAGGCTCAAGGGGAGGAACGACCTGAAGAGGAAGACGGCAACAAGGCTGACGACGTACAGTCTGAAGACGGGTTGGAGGAAGACGCCTTGTCAAAGGGAAAGCATATCAGGCTAAGGAACAAGAAGTATACGGGACCGGACTGGGCTGTATGAGCCATCTCTATGTATCGGCCCTTCTTGGCCCatgtaagagagagagagtgtgtgtgtctGTGTGCGTGTGTTGGTGGGGAGAGGAAATCCTATGTATACTCGAAACAACAGCTGTAATAACTTGGCTATGAACTCGGCGgcagcgatggcggcggtggctcggtcCGGTTGGACGCAAGAGTGATTCTTACCGAGTTCCACAACTGCATTCCTGTTCTGAGTGTTCTTCCCTTGTGTTGCGTGAGTTCTTGTTGGGGTTGtattaacagtgaaatttggtaagcccggagtagtcatcggcttagagtcagcatcggcttcgaagtcctgagattagccgatgagagttgtcaagtcgtcagttgtcggattcttgctatattcggttgaggaaattgatctactaaaggaagcttatccagaagagaccgagttcaaagagaatgcggcatggcaagttatctattaattaggaatagtttgttag
The window above is part of the Oryza sativa Japonica Group chromosome 7, ASM3414082v1 genome. Proteins encoded here:
- the LOC107276797 gene encoding ribonuclease 3 → MAMKRTMKVVFSLALLLLPLASVAEEFDFMYLAQQWPDSYCSTHKCLVKPPPPSHFTIHGLWPSYNKLIDGKMWLEDCNKEDPLDPTQIQDLEKQLDQKWPSLKQTNLEFWSLEWKKHGTCSNLGQHAYFEAALALERLTNLTKILADGGVGPSDVKTYTFREISDALARGTGFRTYFKCSKNKAGDTLLSEVRQCVDRYGEKLINCTALSFDYCDNADKIKMPQSGYMISSSTSYNLAATRSIYIIMHLYLLGVMHVYY